A segment of the Streptomyces sp. ITFR-21 genome:
GCTGACGCGCTGTCCCATGAGCCGCCCGCCCCGGCCATACTGGGACCGGGGAAGCACCGAAAAGTACGGGGGCGGCGGCGCGCGATGGCGGCTGTACATCATGACGGACACCAAGGACCGGAATACGCGATACCCGGTGGAACCGGGGTGAGCGGGACCCTGATCCAGGGCCGGTACCGGCTGCACGAGCTGATCGGCCGGGGCGGGATGGGCGAGGTCTGGCGGGCGCTGGACGAATCGCTCGGTCGCCGGGTCGCGGTGAAGTGCCTGAAACCCAGCGGGCCTTCGAGGGACGCCGGCTTCACCCGGATCCTTCAGGAGCGCTTCCGCAGGGAGGCCCGGGTCGCCGCGGCACTCCAGCACCGCGGCATCACCGTCGTACACGACTTCGGCGAACACGACGGCCTGCTCTTCCTGGTGATGGAGCTGCTCGACGGCCGCAACCTGCTCCAGATCCTGGACGACGCGAGCCGCAGCCCGCTGCCCGTGCCCGACATCACCGACATCGCCGAGCAGGTCGCCGACGCCCTCGCGTACACGCACGCCCAAGGCGTCGTCCACCGCGACCTGAAACCGGCGAACATCATCCGGCTCAGCGACGGCGCCGTGAAGATCTGCGACTTCGGCATCGCCCGCCTCGGCCACGACATCGGCTTCACCTCGCGCCTGACCGGCAGCGGTGTGGCCATGGGCACCCCGCACTACATGTCGCCCGAGCAGATCGACGCCTCCGAGGTCGACCACCGCAGCGACCTGTACTCGTTCGGCTGCGTGCTTTACGAACTGGCCACCGGGGCGCCGCCGTTCGACCTCGGCGACGCCTGGTCCATCCTCGTCGGGCACCGGGACACCGAGCCCGAGCCCCCGCGCGTCAAACGCCCCGAACTGCCCGAGGAACTCCAGCGGCTCATCCTCGACCTGCTCGCCAAGGACCCCGAGCACCGGCCGCAGGACGCCGCCGACGTCCACGGCCGGCTCAAGGCCATGCGAGCGGCGGCCGGCGTGGCCGCGCACCCGGTGGCACCGGCCGAACTGCCCGGCTGGGCCAGGGGGTTCAGCACCGGCTGTGCCGCCCACTCCACCCGCGCCCACGGCGCCGCGGCCCTGCCGCACCACGAGCTGACCGCGGCCTGGTCGACCCGCCCGGTGAACGTCGCCGCCGACCCCGACACGCTCGCCTCCCTGGCCGCGCGGCACGCCGAGGCCGTCGACCTCGGCCGGGTCGGCAACTGGCGGCAGGCGTACGAACTGCACACCGCCGTCGCCGAGGCCCGCGACCGTGCCCAGGGCCCCGAGCACCCCGACACCCTGTCCGCCCGGTACGAGGCCGCGTACAGCCTGACCAGGCTGGGCCGCACGGAGGAGGCGCTGCGGATGTACGAGTACGTCGCCGAGGCCCGCCGCCGCGTCCTCGGCCCGGACGACCCCGGCACCCTCGCGGCCCGGCACGAGGCGGCGTACGAACTCGGCCGGCTGGGCCGCTACCTGGAGGCCCACCGGGAGTTCGCCGCGGTGCTCGCCGCCCGCGAGCGGACGGTCGGGCCGAACCACCCCGACACCCTCCAGTGCAAGCACAACCTCGGCGTCAACCTGGGAATGCTCGGCCGGGCGCAGGAGGCGTACACCATGGCCGCCGAGGTGGCCGAGGTGCGCACGCGGGTGCTCGGCGGCGACGACCCCGAGACGCTGGTGACCCGGTTCGAGGTCGGCCACGCGCTCGGCCGCACCGGGCGCGCGGCGGAGGCGCTGCGGACGTACCAGGAGGTCGCCGAGGCCCGCGCCCGGGTGCTCGGCCCGGACCACGCCGAAACGCTGGCCGCCCGCTACGAGATCGGCATCTGCCTGGGCCGGCTCGGCCGCAACGCGGAGGCGCTGGCGCTGTACGAGGACCTCGTCGCCGCCCTGACCCGCACGGTCGGCTCCGCGGACACCGAGACCCTGCGCGCCCGGCACGCCCTCGGCGTCAACCTCGGCCAACTCGGCCAGTGGGACCGGGCGCTGGCCGAAGCGCGCGACGTGGCGGCGGTGCGGGAACGGGTGCTCGGCGCCACGCACCCCGACACCCTGGTCAGCAAGCGGGAGATCGCCGTCGGCCTCGGCTGGCTCGGCCGCTGGTCCGGGGCGCTCCCGTTCTACCGCGAGGTCGCCGAGGCCCGCGAGCGCGTCCTCGGTCCCGCCCACCCGCACACCCTCACCAGCCGCAACGACGAGGCCCGCTGCCTGGCCCAGCTCGGCCGCACCGCCGAGGCACAGGCCCTGTACCGCCGCGTCTCCGAGCAGCGCGAGGAATCGCCCGAGCGGCTCTGACCGCGCCGCGCCGCCGGCGGAACGGTGTCAGGGACCGGACGCGCCCCCCGCTCGCCCGCCCGGCCGGTCGGCGGGCCGGAAGCGCCCGCCACCGGCCCGCGGTGCACCACTGCCGCCCGGTCGGGACGGCGTCCAGCCCCGGCCGGGACAGGCTCAACACCTGTAGCGCTCGCTGCCCGGCTCCTCGGGGGCCGCGTCCTGCCACAGGGTGAAGCGCGCCAGCTCCCAGCGGCGCGGGTCGACCGCGAGGGCGACCGAGTGCACCCCGGGCCGGTTCACCGGCCGCTACGCCCTCGGCGACGATCTTGGCGAGGCGTCGGCGCAGCCAGGCGAAGGTCTCCTGGACCGGCTGCCGCAGCTCCTCGGTGGCCACCACCTCCGGGTCCATCGCCATCCGGCCGACCCGGCAGCCGCGCAGCGGATCGCGTTGGCGCAGCAGATAACCGCCCAGCCGCTCCACCGGCGTGTCACAGGTGGAGAGGTGGACGTCGGCCTGGGCGCGCAGCTCGGCCGCGCCGCGGCGCATCGCCGTCACGGCCGGATCCGGCGTGCCCCGGAAATGGTGGTGCATGCTGCCCTGTCCGGCGCCGGCCCGCTCCTGGATGGCGCGCGGGCTCGTCCCGACGTAGCCGCGCTCCCAGAGCAGTTCCCCGGCGCTCTCGATCAGCCGTTCAGCGGTGTCCGTGCCCGGAGTTTACATACTAGTAGGTACGGAATCGGCCGACGGCGCGGACCGCCGGCCGGCCCCCGGTGCCCCGGTTCAACCGTCGGCGAACTCCACCTCCGAGGCCCTGACCACCGTGCCGAAGCGCGGGAAGTCCAGCGCCACCGACGACTGGTGCTCCGCGGCCGTCAGCCCGGACATGGCGTCGGCGGCGAAGACCAGGCCGTAGCCGAGGTCGGCGGCGGCCCGCGCGGTGGACTCCACACCCAGGTTGGTGGCGATCCCGGCGAGCACGAGGGTGCGCACGCCGCGTTCCCTGAGCCGGTCGTGCAGCCCGGTGTCCTGGAAGGCGCCGACGGTGTGCTTGACCACCACCAGGTCCGCGACCGCGGCGATCTCCGCGACCAGGTCGCTGCCCGGCGGCTGGTCCGGCGCGCCCGCCCGCCGGACCCGGACCGCCACCACGGGCGCGCCCGCCGCACGGAACGTCCTCGCCAGCCCGAGCGCCGCGTCGAGCACCCGCGGGCCCGGGTGCGGAGCGAGCGGCAGGGCGATCATGCGGTCGATCAGATCGATCAGCACCAGTGCGGTGCGGGCCCGGTCGAGCCCGGGGGACAGCGGGGACTCACGTACGGCGCCGGCCCGGCGACCGTGATCATGTGCGCTCATGATCCGGACCCTACCGGGCCGGTCATGCCGCCGCCCGATGATCGAACACGCCTGTGCCATAAGGGAGTTGTGAGCCCGGAACGGAACGGTCCTAGCACCTCGCGACCGTGCTGCCGACCGCTTCGGGCTTCTTGCTCCGGCCCGGCGCCGCGGCGGATACGCTGGGCCGGTACGACGACGTGGCATGTGGGAGGAGCGCGGACGTGGCGGAGAGCACCATCGGACAGCCGTTGGCCGACGGGAAGAAGCCCCAGGTCGACCTGACGGACGCGGAGTGGCTGTCCAGCAGCCAGGGCACCGGCGATGTGCAGATCGCCTTCGTGGAGGGCTATATCGCCATGCGCGACGGCCGCGAGCCGGACGGCCCGGCACTGATCTTCACCCCCGCCGAGTGGCGTGCCTTCGTCCTGGGCGCACGCGACGGGGAGTTCGACCTCACCTGAGGCCGCCCGGCACCCGGCCTCACCCGCGGCCGCTTCGGAGACCTCCGAGGCCGTCCGGCCGTCCCTGCGCCGCCGCCGCATCCACGGTGCGCGGGCGGCGGGGCGGACCGCCCGATCCGGTCGCCGCCGCCGACGCGGTACGACGGGCGAGCGGCCTGCCACCGGGAGGCTCGCGGCCACGGCCCCACGGTCCGCGGGGCCGCGGCCGGGCCCCCGGCCGCGGGCGCTACGGCCAGGGCTCCAGGTCCGGCAGCGGATCGCCGGTCAGCGGGCCCACCGGATGCCGCCCCGCCAGCCAGGCCGCGAGATCGGTGAGCCGGCCCCGTACCGCGACCGGAGTGCCCGTACCGCGCGTCCACGACCAGGGGCCGTCAACCGCGGTGAGCGACAGTTCGACGCCGACCGGCACCCGCGGCGCCAGGAACTCCACCAGGTGGGCGCAGAAGGGCTCCGACCAGTCCGCCACGCCCCGGCCCAGCAGCGCGTCGGCCGTGTGGATCTCCAGCTCCCGCCACCAGGCCAGGCCCGCGTCGAACAGCGTGCCGTCGCGGTAGCGCACCGGGCGCCCCCAGTCGTCGGGGCCGACCGCCGACCAGGACGCCTCGATTTCGTCCAGCGCGTCGGCGAGCGCCGCGCGCAGCCGGGGCGCGCCGCGCCGCTGCCCGGCCTCGATGGCCGCGTTCCGGCCGGCCCGGCCGCCGTCGTAGACCTCGATGAGCCGGCCGCGCAGCGCGTACCGCGCCTGCCGGGCCAGCGCCAGGCCGACGCCCTCGATGTGCGACAGGACATGGCCGCGGGTCCAGCCGGGCAGCGCGCTCGGCGCGCGGGCGGCCTCCTGGGTGAGGCCGCCCAGCAGCTCCCGCAGCCGCAGGTGGCCCGCGTCGAGCGCGAGCCGCAGGTCGGCCGGTGTGACGATGTCCGGTGTCACGGCCACAGCAGCCCCCGCTCCCAACCGGTGTCCGTACGGCGGTAGTCGACGCGGGTGTGCCGTCGTTCGCGGTCGCCCTGCCAGAACTCGACCTCGTCGGCGCGCAGCGTGTAGAGGGTCCAGCCCGGCGCCACCAGCCCCGGGTCGCGCCCGATCCGCTCGGCGGCGACGCGCACCGCCTCGTCGCGGGCGGCCGGGTCGGACAGCGGGGCGCTCTGCCGGCCGGGCAGGGCCTCGGCACGGGCGCCGGGGGAGCGGGCCAGGAAGTCGGCGGCGGAATCCCCGGCGGTGGCCGGTACCACCGTCCCGCGCACCCGGACCTGCCGGGAGACACCGGACCAGTAGAAGGTCAGGGCGGCGGCCGGACGGGCGGCGAGCTCACGGCCCTTGCGGCTGTTCTTGTCGGTGGCGAACTGCCAGCCCGCCGCGGAGACGTTCTTGCAGATCAGTACCCGCGCGGACGGGTTGCCGTCGGCGTCGGCGGTGGAGACCGTCATGGCGTGCGGTTCGCGCACCCCGTCACGTATGGCCTCCAGCAGCCAGTCGGTGAACAGCTCATGCGGATCGGCCGGCAGCCGTGTGGTGTCGAATTCCGGCAGATCATCCGCGAACACCTCAAGTCCGCGCAGCACTTGGCGCAGGTCGGACACGGATACCCCCTCGCTGTTAATGGTGTGCGGCGAAGATACCATTAACACATGGACGTTGATCATCTCGCGCTCGACCTCGCGGTCACCATCCGGCACGACGGCCACGACGGGATCGCCGACGGCCTGGCCGAGTCCGCCGGGCTGACCGCCTGGGTGCGCGAGCACGCCCTAGCGCTGGCCGGTCACGGATTCACCGTGTCCGGCGGGGAGTTCACCGCCGACGAGGCCGCGCTCGGCGCGGTCGTCACGGTCCGTACGGCGGTCCGCGCGCTCTTCGGCCGGGCGGTGCTGCCCGGCCCCCCCAGCGCCGCCGACGCGGGCCGGCTGCCGTCCGCGGAGGAGTCGCTGCACCGGCTGAACGCGGCCTCGGCGCTGGTGCCGGTCGTCCCGCGGCTCGACTGGCTCCCGGAGACGGCGCCCACCGCCCGCTGCGCGGTCCCCGGCCCGCTCGCCGCCCCTGCCGCCCCCACCGCCGACCGGCTCGCCGCGGCCCTCGCCCGCGCGGCCATCGCCTTCCTGGCCGGTCCCGACCGCGAGAAGCTGCGGGCCTGCCCTGCGCCGCGCTGCGTCCGCTACTTCGTCAAGCAGCACGCCCTGCAGGAGTGGTGCAAGCCCTCCTGCGGCAACCGGGCCCGGGTGGCGCGCCACCACGCCCGGCGCCGCGCCGCGGTCCCGGCCGTCGCCGACCGTCCCGGACCGACGCCGTCCGGCCTCGGCTGACTCCGCCCCGGCGCCCCCCTCCGCTGCCCCGGCACCGACCGGTACCGACCCGCACCGCCCGAGTCCCGGCTGGCGCCGACGGCCGCGCCGCGCTCCCGGGGGGTGGGAGTGGGGAGGCGGACGTTGTGGTCGGTGAGGGGGCGCATACGGGGCGCATGGGGGCTTCGGGCCGGGGCGGAACCGGCCGAGGCTGGTGGGGCTCGCCGGGGCCGTGGCAGTGTCCACGGTGGGCTGGCCCCGCCGGGTGCCTCCACGGTGCCGCCACGACGCCGTGCCGGTCGCGTCTCCTGCCAGTGGCGGACCGGCACGGCGGCTCCGCCGAAGACGGCCTCCCGCCTTGCCGTACTCCCCTCGCGGACGGTGGTCGGCGGCGTACGCTGTGAGGCCATCGGACCGGTGGCCGTACGGAACGTCGTGCGCCCGGCGCGCGCCCGCCGGGGGTAAGAGGGGGCACCATGATGCAGCGCCACTCGCGCAAGCGGCAACTTTTACTCGAACGTGACGACGAACTCGGCGCCGTGGACGATGCGTTGGCAAGGCTCACCGGCGAGTACGGCCGTCCGCGCGGCGGGCTGCTGGCCTTCGCCGGGTCCGCGGGTCTGGGCAAGACCACCCTGCTCGGCGAGGTACGCGACCGTGCGGTCGGCCGCGGCTGCACCGTCCTGTCCGCCCGCGGCGGTGACCAGGAGCAGCAGGTGGCCTTCCATGTCGCCCGGCAGCTGCTCCAGCCCCGGCTGGCGGGCCGCCCCGAGCCCGAGATCCGCGACACGCTGGGCAGCTGGTACGGCATCGTCGGCCCCGCCCTCGGCCTGTGCACCGCCGAGGGCCCCGCCCCCGACCCGCAGGGCCTGCGCGACGGGCTCGACTGGGTGCTGACCCACCTCGCCGTGCAGAGCGCGCCCTTGGTCCTGGTACTGGACGACGCCCACTGGGCCGATCCGCAGTCCCTCAACTGGCTCGTCGCGTTCGCCCCCCGCGCCGACGAGCTCGCGCTGCTCGTCGTGGTCGCCTACCGCCCCGACGAACTCCCGCCCGGTGCCGAGGCGTTCCGCGGCCTGCCGGGCCGCGCCGGCCACCGGCCGATAGACCTGGAACCGCTCACCGCCGGCGCCGTCGGCGAGTTGGTACGGGACTCGGTCGGCGCCCACGCCGACGACGCCTTCTGCCGGGAGTGCTGGGCGGTCACCGCGGGCAACCCCTTCGAGGCGGTCGAGCTCAGCGCCAAGGTCCGCGACCGCGGGATGCCTCCCGACGAGACCAGCACCCACCTGCTGCGCGACCTGGTGGCCGCGGTCAAGGGCAGGGGCCTGATCACCCAGTTGGAGCGGCTCGGCCCGTCGACGGTACGGCTCGCCTGGGCCTGCGCCGTCCTCGGCACCGAGACCCGGCCCGCGCTGGCCGCGGACGTCGCCGGACTCGGCCACGAGGAGGCCGCCGACTGCGCCGACCGGCTGCGCGCGGCCCGCGTGCTGACCGGCAGCCAGACCCTGCGCTTCGTCCACCCGCTGATCGCCACCGCCGTCTACCGCGCGATACCCGACGCCGTACGGGTCGCGCTGCACGGGCAGGCCGCCTGGGCCGTCATCGACGCCGGGCAGGGCCCGACCGCCGCCGCCCGCCACCTGCTGGAGACCCACCCCGAGGGCGACCCGTCGGTCGTCCACCAACTGCGCGCCGCCGCACGGGAGACGCTGCGGGCCGGCGCCCCGGAGGTCGCCCGCACCCTGCTCGCCCGAGCACTGCGCGAACCCCCGCTGCCCGGACAGCGCGCCGCCGTGCTCTACGAACTGGGTTGCTCCTCGCAGCTGTTGGAGCCCTCCACCACCGTCAACCACCTGCGCGCCGCGCTGGAGGAGCCGATCGACGACCCGGCGCTGCGCGACGGCATCCTCTTCCGGCTCTCCCAGTCGCTGGCGCACAGCGACCGGATGGCCGAGGCCGCCGAGGTGGTCGCCCACGCGGCCCGCACCGCCACCAGCGCCCGCACCCGGCTGCGCATGCAGGCCGAGCAGTTCATGTGGGACGCCTTCCGGGCCGACGAACCCGACTCGCCGAGCCGCTCGCGGCGGCTGACCCGGCTCGCCGACCGGCTCGGCGGACGCGACCTCACCGAGCGCTACATCATCGCGCTGCGCGCCTGGGACGCCACGCTGCGGGGCGAGCACACCTCCACCGTGCTCCGGCACGCCGACCGGGCGCTGCACGGCGGAATGCCGTGGGCGGACGAGAACCGGGGCTTCGAGGTGCCGGTGCTGGCCGCGCTGTCGTACGTGTACGCCGACCAGCCGGACCGGGCCGAGGAGCTCTTCGCCACCGGCATCGCCGACTTCGAACGGCAGGGCTGGCGCGGCGCCCACCTGTCCTTCGGCTACGTGATGCTCGGCTACGTCCGCTACCGGGGCGGCAGGCTCCCCGAG
Coding sequences within it:
- a CDS encoding serine/threonine-protein kinase → MSGTLIQGRYRLHELIGRGGMGEVWRALDESLGRRVAVKCLKPSGPSRDAGFTRILQERFRREARVAAALQHRGITVVHDFGEHDGLLFLVMELLDGRNLLQILDDASRSPLPVPDITDIAEQVADALAYTHAQGVVHRDLKPANIIRLSDGAVKICDFGIARLGHDIGFTSRLTGSGVAMGTPHYMSPEQIDASEVDHRSDLYSFGCVLYELATGAPPFDLGDAWSILVGHRDTEPEPPRVKRPELPEELQRLILDLLAKDPEHRPQDAADVHGRLKAMRAAAGVAAHPVAPAELPGWARGFSTGCAAHSTRAHGAAALPHHELTAAWSTRPVNVAADPDTLASLAARHAEAVDLGRVGNWRQAYELHTAVAEARDRAQGPEHPDTLSARYEAAYSLTRLGRTEEALRMYEYVAEARRRVLGPDDPGTLAARHEAAYELGRLGRYLEAHREFAAVLAARERTVGPNHPDTLQCKHNLGVNLGMLGRAQEAYTMAAEVAEVRTRVLGGDDPETLVTRFEVGHALGRTGRAAEALRTYQEVAEARARVLGPDHAETLAARYEIGICLGRLGRNAEALALYEDLVAALTRTVGSADTETLRARHALGVNLGQLGQWDRALAEARDVAAVRERVLGATHPDTLVSKREIAVGLGWLGRWSGALPFYREVAEARERVLGPAHPHTLTSRNDEARCLAQLGRTAEAQALYRRVSEQREESPERL
- a CDS encoding DUF4865 family protein; the encoded protein is MNRPGVHSVALAVDPRRWELARFTLWQDAAPEEPGSERYRC
- a CDS encoding isochorismatase family protein, which produces MSAHDHGRRAGAVRESPLSPGLDRARTALVLIDLIDRMIALPLAPHPGPRVLDAALGLARTFRAAGAPVVAVRVRRAGAPDQPPGSDLVAEIAAVADLVVVKHTVGAFQDTGLHDRLRERGVRTLVLAGIATNLGVESTARAAADLGYGLVFAADAMSGLTAAEHQSSVALDFPRFGTVVRASEVEFADG
- a CDS encoding DUF397 domain-containing protein gives rise to the protein MAESTIGQPLADGKKPQVDLTDAEWLSSSQGTGDVQIAFVEGYIAMRDGREPDGPALIFTPAEWRAFVLGARDGEFDLT
- a CDS encoding maleylpyruvate isomerase family mycothiol-dependent enzyme translates to MAVTPDIVTPADLRLALDAGHLRLRELLGGLTQEAARAPSALPGWTRGHVLSHIEGVGLALARQARYALRGRLIEVYDGGRAGRNAAIEAGQRRGAPRLRAALADALDEIEASWSAVGPDDWGRPVRYRDGTLFDAGLAWWRELEIHTADALLGRGVADWSEPFCAHLVEFLAPRVPVGVELSLTAVDGPWSWTRGTGTPVAVRGRLTDLAAWLAGRHPVGPLTGDPLPDLEPWP
- a CDS encoding pyridoxine/pyridoxamine 5'-phosphate oxidase, encoding MSDLRQVLRGLEVFADDLPEFDTTRLPADPHELFTDWLLEAIRDGVREPHAMTVSTADADGNPSARVLICKNVSAAGWQFATDKNSRKGRELAARPAAALTFYWSGVSRQVRVRGTVVPATAGDSAADFLARSPGARAEALPGRQSAPLSDPAARDEAVRVAAERIGRDPGLVAPGWTLYTLRADEVEFWQGDRERRHTRVDYRRTDTGWERGLLWP
- a CDS encoding ABATE domain-containing protein, whose product is MDVDHLALDLAVTIRHDGHDGIADGLAESAGLTAWVREHALALAGHGFTVSGGEFTADEAALGAVVTVRTAVRALFGRAVLPGPPSAADAGRLPSAEESLHRLNAASALVPVVPRLDWLPETAPTARCAVPGPLAAPAAPTADRLAAALARAAIAFLAGPDREKLRACPAPRCVRYFVKQHALQEWCKPSCGNRARVARHHARRRAAVPAVADRPGPTPSGLG
- a CDS encoding ATP-binding protein; amino-acid sequence: MMQRHSRKRQLLLERDDELGAVDDALARLTGEYGRPRGGLLAFAGSAGLGKTTLLGEVRDRAVGRGCTVLSARGGDQEQQVAFHVARQLLQPRLAGRPEPEIRDTLGSWYGIVGPALGLCTAEGPAPDPQGLRDGLDWVLTHLAVQSAPLVLVLDDAHWADPQSLNWLVAFAPRADELALLVVVAYRPDELPPGAEAFRGLPGRAGHRPIDLEPLTAGAVGELVRDSVGAHADDAFCRECWAVTAGNPFEAVELSAKVRDRGMPPDETSTHLLRDLVAAVKGRGLITQLERLGPSTVRLAWACAVLGTETRPALAADVAGLGHEEAADCADRLRAARVLTGSQTLRFVHPLIATAVYRAIPDAVRVALHGQAAWAVIDAGQGPTAAARHLLETHPEGDPSVVHQLRAAARETLRAGAPEVARTLLARALREPPLPGQRAAVLYELGCSSQLLEPSTTVNHLRAALEEPIDDPALRDGILFRLSQSLAHSDRMAEAAEVVAHAARTATSARTRLRMQAEQFMWDAFRADEPDSPSRSRRLTRLADRLGGRDLTERYIIALRAWDATLRGEHTSTVLRHADRALHGGMPWADENRGFEVPVLAALSYVYADQPDRAEELFATGIADFERQGWRGAHLSFGYVMLGYVRYRGGRLPEAEELGRDGLRLAERVGRGTPVQWYAVTLLVEVLLARGRVEEATELAAEYAFHAPFPSAVTIPDAQAVHGELLLARERFKDAAAELASVGRRLDPRGMRNPSWCPWQLHLALAESHDAPDRAERSALDAVARARQFGAPSAIGQSLRVAAEVVGGDRGLDLFAEAVARLEVSPSRYELARALVAHGAALRRSGAPAEAADRLRRGLEEALRCGADGAADTARRELSLTAPPYPAGVPLRAAAAAGPQPADRPRTV